One genomic segment of Chitinophaga sancti includes these proteins:
- a CDS encoding DUF3127 domain-containing protein, translated as MSFEITGKLIVKYNTMQRSETFKTREFVIEKSDDINGRVINNYIKFQAVQDRTAIVDRFNEGETVKVYFNIRGTRWEKDGRVNYITNLDAWRMESVVAGAPGQDAMPNYNTSQEISSPGGAAADDLPF; from the coding sequence GAAAACTGATCGTTAAATATAATACGATGCAACGTAGCGAAACCTTTAAGACACGGGAGTTCGTTATTGAAAAGTCCGACGATATCAACGGCCGCGTTATAAACAACTACATCAAGTTCCAGGCGGTACAGGACAGAACAGCTATCGTAGACCGCTTCAATGAAGGAGAAACCGTAAAAGTTTACTTCAATATCAGAGGTACACGTTGGGAAAAAGATGGTCGTGTCAATTACATCACCAATCTGGATGCATGGCGCATGGAATCAGTAGTAGCAGGCGCTCCAGGTCAGGATGCTATGCCTAACTACAACACTTCCCAGGAGATCTCTTCTCCAGGTGGAGCAGCAGCAGATGACCTGCCTTTCTAG